The Mastacembelus armatus chromosome 9, fMasArm1.2, whole genome shotgun sequence genome contains a region encoding:
- the LOC113138747 gene encoding uncharacterized protein LOC113138747: MAAKIPIPALAETAYTLKKGKRRKTFAEKEERRKETNRARFKSRIYIGMAFTRWRELREERHFQTDTDLALFLLDCYDNSSVTSSPSKFTHKPPGLPPLSTIEAESISERGEDILSEIEELEEDAEPQQLETSVSVNRTGADVNVKEFNDIRNSTIDWNGDTSDPTTVDDFNSDEDNATPLCVRTGGVESGQFRLDLLPGVSLDETVYGLMDQEESGPSADSGLPHKLEVLCEDDIVGHEASIVYHDSLKQLVTHLILPVKTCTAKDPAAQVECHASQPFEVKVTSQGTAAAVEWVCPSGHTVWSWTSQPSMKSGMQVGDFMLATNILLSGNNYEKVALLFKNMNMGMVDPKTFSLIQDTYCVETIKGFWEERRLHTVTKLCDKNLIVLGGGRTSSLGCYAKYCTYTAMDSDSKEILSIVNMDNMQAQKNSVIMETEAFIQTVDKLKGEIKIQEVCTDAHRQISALFSKGKYRESGISYSWDIWHGVKDLGKRLQVAGRSKGCSPILHWIKDICNHFWYCCKEAGNYDEFMSLWTAVLHHVTDEHEWATGACHHGPLPKNHSNIWIEQDSVAHRTLISVIMNQRWLKDVEKFLTFRSTEDLESFHSHISMYAPKRFSFSPHVYEARVLLAGLDYNHHVHRPAVKNRDGALVYRKVWNKRSRRWSLCTVKLPKDYSYIPDLQSAILRRRLADDEGREPADPGAPAASGASSQQETWSRYHTRITSSS; the protein is encoded by the exons ATGGCTGCTAAGATCCCGATTCCTGCACTCGCAGAGACGGCGTACACCCTAAAGAAGGGCAAGAGACGAAAGACCtttgcagaaaaagaagaaaggcgAAAAGAAACCAACAGAGCCCGTTTCAAATCAAGGATTTATATCGGCATGGCTTTCACCAGATGGAGGGAGTTGAGGGAGGAGAGACATTTCCAGACGGACACAGATCTGGCATTATTTCTTCTAGACTG TTATGATAACTCATCAGTCACATCATCGCCGAGTAAATTCACTCACAAGCCTCCTGGTCTGCCGCCACTGTCAACTATTGAAGCAGAATCCATTAGTGAGCG AGGTGAAGACATCCTGTCAGAGATTGAAGAACTGGAAGAAGATGCTGAACCACAACAGTTAGAAACAAG tgtttctgtgaaTCGGACTGGTGCAGATGTCAACGTGAAGGAATTCAATGACATCAGGAATTCAAC CATCGACTGGAACGGGGACACCTCAGATCCCACGACTGTAGATGATTTCAACAGCGATGAAGATAATGCTACTCCACTGTGTGTGAG GACTGGTGGAGTTGAGTCCGGTCAATTTCGTTTAGATTTGCTGCCTGGAGTCTCTTTGGACGAGACAGTTTATGGTTTGATGGACCAGGAGGAGTCTGGACCATCAGCAGATTCAGGTTTACCCCATAAACTTGAGGTCCTGTGTGAAGACGACATTGTGGGACATGAAGCTTCCATAGTTTACCATGACAGCTTGAAACAGCTGGTCACTCACCTCATCCTGCCGGTGAAAACGTGCACAGCTAAGGACCCTGCAGCCCAAGTGGAGTGCCACGCGTCTCAGCCTTTTGAAGTGAAGGTGACGTCCCAGGgtacagcagcagctgtggaaTGG GTGTGTCCCAGTGGCCACACTGTGTGGTCATGGACTTCTCAGCCGTCGATGAAGTCTGGGATGCAAGTAGGAGACTTCATGCTCGCGACTAACATCCTGCTTTCTGGGAACAACTACGAGAAGGTGGCTCTGTTGTTCAAAAATATGAACATGGGCATGGTCGACCCAAAGACTTTCTCCCTGATCCAGGACACATACTGCGTTGAGACAATCAAAGGATTCTGGGAGGAGCGGCGACTTCACACCGTTACTAAACTGTGTGATAAAAACCTTATTGTCCTAG GTGGTGGTAGAACGAGCAGCCTGGGATGTTATGCTAAATACTGCACATACACTGCAATGGACAGTGATAGTAAGGAAATACTGTCCATTGTGAACATGGACAACATGCAAGCCCAGAAAAACTCTGTCATTATGGAAACAGAGGCTTTCATCCAGACAGTGGATAAACTAAAAGGAGAAATTAAAATACAAGAGGTCTGTACggatgcacacagacagatctCTGCACTCTTCA GCAAAGGGAAATACAGAGAAAGTGGAATCAGTTATTCCTGGGACATATGGCACGGAGTAAAAGATCTGGGGAAAAGGTTACAAGTC GCTGGTCGGTCCAAGGGATGCTCCCCCATCCTGCACTGGATCAAGGACATCTGTAATCACTTCTGGTACTGCTGTAAGGAGGCGGGAAATTATGATGAGTTCATG TCACTGTGGACAGCTGTTCTGCACCATGTCACTGATGAGCATGAGTGGGCTACAGGCGCCTGCCACCATGGACCGTTACCCAAGAACCACAGCAACATCTGGATTGAGCAAGACTCTGTTGCACATAGGACCCTGATCTCAGTGATCATGAACCAAAGGTGGCTGAAGGATGTGGAAAAGTTTTTGACTTTCAG ATCGACTGAAGACCTGGAGTcatttcacagccacatctccaTGTACGCTCCGAAGAGGTTCTCCTTCAGCCCACATGTGTACGAGGCACGTGTGCTGCTCGCAGGCCTGGACTACAACCATCACGTCCACAGACCAGCGGTGAAAAACAGAGATGGCGCTTTGGT ATATCGCAAAGTCTGGAACAAAAGGTCCAGGAGATGGAGCCTGTGTACTGTTAAACTTCCAAAGGACTACAGTTACATCCCAGACCTGCAGAGCGCCATCCTGAGAAGACGGCTGGCTGATGATGAAGGGAGGGAACCTGCAGATCCTGGAGCTCCAGCAGCTTCTGGAGCATCAAGTCAGCAGGAGACGTGGAGTCG GTACCACACAAGAATAACATCAAGCAGTTGA
- the LOC113138749 gene encoding SEC14-like protein 2 yields MSGRVGDLSPKQAETLKQFRERIQDIVPHLPAQHDHFLLRWLRARNFNVQKSEAMLRKHLEFRKHMKVDTIITDWRPPEVIEKYLSGGMCGYDREGSPIWYDVIGPVDPKGLFLSASKQDFIKSKIRDCEMLQKECSLQSERLGRNVESITMIYDVEGLGLKHLWKPAIETYGEILQMFEDNYPEGLKRLFVIKAPKLFPVAYNLIKHFLSENTRQKIYILGANWQEVLLKYIDAEELPVIYGGKLTDPDGDPRCRTRINHVGPVPSSYYVRDHVKVDYDQCMTVSRGSSQQLDYEILFPGCVLRWQFASEGADIGFGVFLKTKKGEWKKAGQMQVVVPSQRYNAHLVPEDGSLTCECPGVYVLRFDNTYSIFQAKRISFSVEVLLPDELQSPKALGGSSRQS; encoded by the exons ATGAGCGGAAGAGTAGGCGACCTCAGTCCGAAACAGGCTGAAACATTAAAGCAG TTTCGAGAGAGGATACAAGACATTGTTCCTCATCTTCCTGCACAACATGACCACTTCCTGTTACGCTGGCTCAGAG CCAGAAACTTCAACGTGCAGAAGTCTGAGGCCATGCTGAGAAAG CATTTGGAGTTCAGGAAACACATGAAAGTAGACACAATAATCACTGACTGGCGTCCACCAGAG GTGATAGAGAAGTACCTGTCAGGGGGGATGTGCGGCTACGACCGTGAGGGCAGTCCCATCTGGTACGACGTAATCGGACCGGTGGACCCTAAAGGCCTGTTCCTGTCTGCCTCCAAACAAGACTTCATCAAGTCCAAGATCAGAGACTGTGAAATGCTGCAGAAGGAATGTAGCCTCCAATCAGAGAGG CTGGGCAGGAACGTGGAGTCCATCACCATGATCTACGACGTCGAAGGTCTGGGTCTGAAACACTTGTGGAAACCTGCAATAGAAACATATGGAGAG ATCCTCCAGATGTTTGAAGACAACTACCCAGAGGGGCTGAAGAGACTGTTTGTTATTAAAG cTCCCAAACTCTTTCCTGTGGCCTACAACCTCATCAAGCACTTTCTGAGTGAGAACACCAGACAAAAGATCTATATTCTGGGAG CAAACTGGCAGGAGGTTTTACTAAAGTATATCGATGCAGAAGAGCTGCCGGTGATATATGGAGGCAAACTGACAGATCCTGATGGAGATCCTCGCTGTCGGACCAGG ATAAATCACGTCGGCCCAGTTCCCTCCTCCTACTATGTGCGGGACCATGTTAAGGTGGACTATGATCAGTGTATGACCGTTAGTCGAGGTTCCTCCCAACAGCTGGACTATGAAATCCTGTTTCCGGGCTGTGTCCTCAG GTGGCAGTTTGCCAGCGAGGGGGCCGACATTGGTTTTGGGGTGTTTCTGAAGACTAAAAAGGGCGAATGGAAGAAGGCTGGTCAGATGCAGGTAGTCGTGCCCAGCCAGCGTTACAATGCCCACTTAGTCCCAGAAGACGGTTCACTGACCTGTGAATGCCCAGGAGTCT ACGTGCTGAGGTTTGACAACACCTACAGCATCTTTCAGGCCAAAAGGATCAGTTTCTCTGTCGAGGTCCTGCTCCCAGACGAGTTACAGTCCCCAAAGGCCCTAGGGGGGTCCAGCAGACAATCATAA
- the rnf215 gene encoding RING finger protein 215 has product MAAARCRGCLWATLPLLLLRWPGLPVAAEQVALVEVFLEQRPGVSALLQGEVVESDRGSGSSEHRDEDGEQLEGELVLVRDEELQVSGETGKDGSKEQEPWIGVVPVEMDDSKASTGNQESFADAMVNKMKRALVLGASALIILALNQNTVSEMDLSQVLSKPIIVIQTSENVTKLIGALLRGLQATAKITYKTILQDNLGATLTLWSSCGRSRGGRYGEWQGVICTGETNSQVQKYLQQLWDTVLLVALILSTGVIVQAHWQYQDHQLNDDLQLLPKQDVLKRMSSLKTKTYRQPKRWCDPSQPGETDNCAVCLEPFNNNQCLRVLPCLHEYHRDCVDPWLLLQHTCPLCKRSILSSVCKDS; this is encoded by the exons ATGGCTGCAGCTCGCTGCCGGGGCTGTCTCTGGGCGACGTTACCGCTCCTCCTGCTGCGGTGGCCGGGGCTGCCGGTAGCGGCGGAGCAGGTCGCTCTGGTGGAGGTTTTCCTCGAGCAGCGGCCCGGTGTCAGCGCTCTGCTCCAGGGAGAGGTGGTGGAGTCCGACAGGGGCAGCGGGAGCTCCGAGCACCGGGACGAGGACGGAGAGCAGCTGGAGGGAGAGCTGGTCCTG GTTCGGGATGAGGAGCTGCAGGTGAGCGGAGAAACAGGTAAGGATGGATCCAAAGAGCAGGAGCCGTGGATCGGGGTGGTGCCTGTGGAGATGGACGACAGCAAAGCCTCCACTGGGAACCAGGAGTCCTTTGCTGATGCAATGGTCAATAAA ATGAAGCGAGCCTTGGTCCTTGGAGCTTCGGCTTTGATCATTCTGGCCCTCAATCAAAACACCGTCAGTGAG ATGGATCTGTCTCAGGTGCTGTCCAAGCCCATCATCGTGATCCAGACGTCTGAAAATGTCACCAAGCTGATTGGAGCTTTGCTGAG GGGCCTTCAGGCGACAGCAAAAATCACATACAAGACGATCCTGCAGGACAACCTG GGAGCCACGCTCACACTGTGGTCGAGCTGCGGTCGATCGAGAGGAGGGCGCTATGGAGAGTGGCAGGGGGTCATCTGCACCGGAGAGACCAACTCCCAGGTCCAG AAGTACCTGCAGCAGTTGTGGGACACTGTCCTCCTGGTGGCTCTGATCCTCAGCACAGGAGTCATCGTTCAGGCTCACTGGCAGTACCAGGACCACCAACTGAACGACGACTTGCAG CTGCTTCCCAAACAGGACGTACTGAAGAGAATGTCGTCGCTGAAAACCAAAACATACCGTCAGCCCAAACGCTGGTGTGACCCGTCCCAGCCGGGGGAGACGGACAACTGTGCCGTCTGTCTGGAGCCGTTCAACAACAACCAG TGTCTGCGGGTGCTGCCGTGTCTCCATGAGTACCACAGAGACTGTGTCGACCCCTGGCTGCTCCTGCAACACACCTGTCCTCTGTGCAAGCGCAGCATCCTCA GCAGCGTCTGCAAAGACAGTTAA